One region of Tachysurus fulvidraco isolate hzauxx_2018 chromosome 9, HZAU_PFXX_2.0, whole genome shotgun sequence genomic DNA includes:
- the LOC113651745 gene encoding trace amine-associated receptor 13c-like, whose protein sequence is MNLTQFNQSDHCDHFSCPERSVSPAVYILLYVCSAAVVLLTMCGNLLVIISVLHFKQLHTPTNMLVLSLAVSDFLVGALLMPVMFIWTIESCWIFWRDFCIVFLWIGGLLMSLSIYNIVLIAVDRYVALSNPFLYTNTVTKRMMCIVIYSNWCVCLVYVITIVYFNGKFTNSVMCPGECFYIVSEVWTVIDLIYSFIFPLSVIIILYTRVFVIAKKHVTAIRELNNHTRPKTQKITSYSMKSERKAAKVLGILVSVFLVCLLPYFIYSLLGDVIGLQTKTVQKLMILLYLNSTLNPVIYALFYPWFRRCVKLIMNLQIFQTDSALINIL, encoded by the coding sequence ATGAACCTGACACAGTTTAATCAGTCTGATCActgtgatcatttctcctgtccagagagatctgtatctcctgcagtttatatcttactgtatgtgtgttcagctgctgtggttctgctaacaATGTGTGGAAATCTGCTCGTCATtatctctgttcttcacttcaagcagcttcacacaccaacaaacatgctggtgctctctctggctgtgtcaGATTTCCTTGTTGGAGCTTTACTCATGCCAGTTATGTTCATCTGGACGATTGAATCATGTTGGATTTTTTGGAGAGatttctgcattgttttcttgtggATTGGTGGTCTCCTCATGAGCCTATCTATATACAATATTGTTCTGATTGCTGTAGATCGGTATGTGGCTTTGTCAAACCCAtttctctacacaaacacagtcactaAGAGGATGATGTGCATTGTCATTTATtctaactggtgtgtgtgtctggtgtatGTCATaacaattgtttattttaatggaaAGTTCACGAATTCTGTAATGTGTCCTggagaatgtttttatattgtgaGTGAGGTTTGGACTGTAATTGAtctcatatattcatttatattcccactttctgtcataatcatattgtatactcgagtttttgtgattgctaagaaacatgtcactgctatcagagagcttaataatcacacacggcctaaaacacagaaaatcacctcatactccatgaaatctgagagaaaagcagctaaagtcctcggtattttagtgtctgtgtttctggtgtgtttacttccatattttatttacagtttattaggtGATGTTATTGGACTACAGACAAAAACTGTTCAGAAACTTATGATCCTACTTTATCTTAATTCCACCTTAAATCCAgttatttatgctctgttttaccCATGGTTCaggaggtgtgttaaattaatcatGAATCTGCAAATATTTCAAACAGACTCTGCATTAATCaatattttatga
- the LOC113651773 gene encoding trace amine-associated receptor 13c-like gives MNLTEFNQSDRCDHFSCPERSVSFAVYILLYVCSAAVVLLTVFGNLLVIISVLHFKQLHTPTNMLVLSLAVSDFLIGALLMPAMFIWKIESCWILGKYYCIVFLLIGGVLVSLSIYNIALIAVDRYLALSNPFIYTNTVTRSVMCIVVYCNWCVCVVYIITLFQFNGNFMGSVMCPGECIFLENEVWAAIDLVVLFIFPLSVIIILYTRVFVIAKKHATAIRELNNHTRPKTQKITSHSMKSERKAAKVLGILVSVFLVCLLPYFIHSLLGDGIELQVETFQDLIILFYLNSSINPVIYALFYLWFRRCFKLIITLKIFEKDSALINVLS, from the coding sequence ATGAACCTGACAGAGTTTAATCAGTCTGATCgctgtgatcatttctcctgtccagagagatctgtatcttttgcagtttatatcttactgtatgtgtgttcggCAGCTGTGGTTCTGTTAACAGTGTTTGGAAATCTGCTCgtcatcatctctgttcttcacttcaagcagcttcacacaccaacaaacatgctggtgctctctctggctgtgtcgGATTTCCTCATTGGAGCTTTACTCATGCCAGCTATGTTCATTTGGAAGATTGAGTCATGTTGGATCCTTGGAAAATATTactgcattgtttttttgttgattgGTGGTGTCCTCGTAAGCCTATCTATTTATAATATTGCTCTGATTGCTGTAGATCGATATTTGGCTCTGTCAAACCCTTTtatctacacaaacacagtcactcGGAGTGTGATGTGCATTGTGGTTTAttgtaactggtgtgtgtgtgtagtttatatcATAACACTCTTTCAATTTAATGGAAACTTCATGGGTTCTGTAATGTGTCCTGGAGAGTGTATTTTTTTGGAGAATGAGGTATGGGCTGCAATTGATCTTGTGGTATTGTTTATATTCCCACtttctgtcataatcatattgtatactagagtttttgtgattgctaagaaacatgccactgctatcagagagcttaataatcacacacggcctaaaacacagaaaatcacctcacactccatgaaatctgagagaaaagcagctaaagtcctcggtattttagtgtctgtctttctggtgtgtttacttccatattttattcacagtttATTAGGTGATGGTATTGAGCTTCAGGTAGAAACATTTCAGGATCTCATTATCCTGTTTTATCTTAATTCCTCCATTAATCCAGTcatttatgctctgttttactTGTGGTTCAGGAggtgttttaaattaattataactCTGAAAATATTCGAAAAAGACTCTGCATTAATCAATGTTCTGTCCTGA